From the Oncorhynchus nerka isolate Pitt River linkage group LG20, Oner_Uvic_2.0, whole genome shotgun sequence genome, one window contains:
- the LOC115101774 gene encoding transmembrane protein 275-like — MVVTDRSSSTPVPKKQEPKKKRKSRPHGLPSPALCCACGLCIMLAGINITLVGAFAFSTLVPSANPPIIIGPILLLVAFSFFGACCVCSRLPPAQGSRRSKVGGRSMGMMGRGGLAGGATFEIETSEHTLQDTTAVQLSPSASPGSSRASSPERDAPDPAPPGTCKLFTMETNGPTSATAYYSAASAGGGAVRLNLPRDDMAT; from the coding sequence ATGGTCGTCACTGACAGGAGTTCGAGCACTCCTGTGCCCAAGAAGCAGGAAccgaagaagaagaggaagtcCCGCCCCCATGGCCTGCCCTCCCCAGCATTGTGCTGCGCATGCGGCCTGTGCATCATGCTGGCAGGCATCAACATCACCCTGGTGGGGGCATTCGCCTTCAGCACCTTGGTGCCCTCTGCCAACCCTCCCATCATCATAGGGCCCATCCTGCTCCTGGTGGCCTTCTCTTTCTTCGGAGCGTGCTGTGTCTGCAGCCGCCTGCCCCCCGCCCAGGGCTCCCGGAGATCGAAGGTGGGCGGGAGGAGCATGGGAATGATGGGGCGGGGAGGTTTAGCTGGGGGAGCGACGTTTGAGATCGAGACAAGTGAGCACACTTTGCAGGACACCACGGCAGTACAGCTCAGCCCCTCGGCTTCACCGGGGTCATCACGGGCGTCCAGCCCCGAGCGGGATGCTCCTGACCCCGCCCCCCCAGGGACCTGCAAGCTCTTCACCATGGAGACCAATGGCCCCACCTCCGCCACAGCCTACTACTCTGCCGCCTCGGCCGGGGGAGGGGCTGTGAGGCTCAACCTGCCACGTGATGATATGGCCACCTAG